One genomic region from Athalia rosae chromosome 3, iyAthRosa1.1, whole genome shotgun sequence encodes:
- the LOC105685648 gene encoding tyramine beta-hydroxylase isoform X2, which translates to MGFYCVFACIRMRNIRVRRMQSPSKWVRRKCGPRGTTTVGQSVLDRGPMQNSYVRYVRYIHLRAIARRGKLDFFSQTCGRCSINDNDVWADGDGELHVDQQQDCNNFLWTKRGNVTKFSYSRKFDTCDSEDYVIQDGTTHIVWLRGDGPLYTIAGLRTSDAKVAGMARAQLPKVVPRESSVPRDTWKLELVTNRVHVPNVETTYWCHVHELPFSLTDRHHVLRFGPLVQPGNEHLVHHMEVFHCAGPADRSIPLYSGPCDHADRPKETQVCQKVLAAWAMGADAFVYPEEAGLPIGGEKFNRYVMLEIHYNNPELRVGQVDSSGVQFLLTKTLRRYDAGVIELGLEYTDKMAIPAEQEAFTLTGHCVAECTGVGLPRDGIRIFGSQLHTHLLGTKVATRHVRDGFELPILNQDNHYSTHFQEIRLLPKHVTVLPGDSLITTCTYKSLGKRNITLGGFSISDEMCVNYVHYYPSTRLEVCKSAISSDALRTYFRYMRDWENQPTSNGKGISENYRSIEWNKVRVAALHDLYTAAPLAMQCNASDGSRLPGLWENAAPTSIRSPLTPPARDCPGTDDNAM; encoded by the exons ATGGGATTTTATTGTGTATTCGCATGTATACGAATGCGGAATATACGTGTCCGCCGTATGCAGTCGCCGTCAAAGTGGGTTCGACGAAAGTGCGGACCTCGTGGGACAACGACCGTTGGTCAATCGGTGCTCGATCGCGGACCGATGCAAaactcgtacgtacggtacgtacggtacatacaTCTGCGGGCGATCGCTAGACGAGGcaaattggattttttttcacaaacatGCGGCCGTTGCTCCATCAATGacaac GACGTCTGGGCTGACGGTGACGGGGAACTGCACGTCGATCAACAGCAGGATTGCAACAATTTTCTGTGGACGAAACGTGGAAATGTTACCAAATTCTCCTACTCGAGAAAATTCGACACTTGCGACAGCGAGGACTACGTAATCCAA GATGGGACGACGCACATTGTGTGGCTGAGGGGCGACGGACCCTTGTACACGATCGCCGGTCTCCGAACGTCCGATGCAAAAGTTGCCGGGATGGCGAGAGCGCAGTTACCCAAGGTAGTGCCCCGAGAGTCGTCCGTACCCCGAGATACCTGGAAACTGGAGCTTGTAACGAACCGGGTTCACGTTCCAAACGTTGAAACGACATACTGGTGTCACGTGCACGAGCTCCCATTCTCTCTGACGGACAG ACACCACGTCCTCCGATTCGGACCGCTCGTCCAGCCGGGTAACGAACACCTGGTACATCATATGGAGGTATTTCACTGCGCCGGTCCCGCCGACAGATCCATCCCTTTGTACAGCGGACCCTGCGACCATGCCGATCGCCCGAAAGAAACCCAG GTGTGTCAAAAGGTTTTGGCGGCATGGGCGATGGGAGCGGACGCGTTCGTCTACCCCGAGGAGGCGGGGCTGCCGATAGGCGGGGAGAAATTCAACCGGTATGTGATGCTCGAGATTCATTACAACAACCCCGAGCTACGCGTGGGCCAGGTGGACTCTTCGGGGGTCCAGTTTCTCCTGACCAAGACTTTGCGCAGGTACGACGCTGGCGTTATAGAACTCGGACTCGAGTATACGGACAAGATGGCTATACCCGCGGAACAG GAAGCATTCACACTGACCGGTCACTGCGTCGCCGAATGTACGGGTGTGGGACTACCGCGCGACGGCATAAGGATATTCGGATCGCAACTGCACACGCATTTGCTTGGTACCAAAGTGGCGACTCGCCACGTCAGAGATGGATTCGAACTGCCGATTCTCAATCAGGACAATCACTACTCTACGCATTTTCAGGAGATCCGGCTTCTCCCGAAGCACGTCACCGTATTGCCG GGAGATTCTTTGATAACGACGTGCACGTACAAGAGCTTGGGCAAAAGAAACATCACCCTGGGCGGATTTTCAATATCCGACGAAATGTGCGTCAATTACGTGCATTACTATCCGAGCACGAGGCTTGAG GTCTGCAAAAGTGCGATCAGCAGCGACGCTCTGAGAACATACTTTCGTTACATGCGAGACTGGGAGAACCAACCAACGTCGAACGGGAAGGGGATATCGGAAAATTACCGGAGCATCGAATGGAACAAGGTCCGAGTAGCCGCGTTGCACGATCTCTACACAGCCGCTCcactag CTATGCAGTGCAACGCCTCGGACGGTTCGCGGCTTCCTGGTCTCTGGGAGAACGCAGCTCCTACCTCCATCCGTTCGCCATTAACACCCCCAGCTCGTGACTGTCCAGGTACCGACGATAACGCGATGTGA
- the LOC105685648 gene encoding tyramine beta-hydroxylase isoform X1, whose protein sequence is MKIVSLFLIAGKIGLAFSLSLHDGDLAIGEAVAATTNGTKDDRVHSVPLGSESTFYWRAESTDERITAEVHYVGDESAWFAVGFSDYGETKPADYCILWIGWHSDVQLQDVWADGDGELHVDQQQDCNNFLWTKRGNVTKFSYSRKFDTCDSEDYVIQDGTTHIVWLRGDGPLYTIAGLRTSDAKVAGMARAQLPKVVPRESSVPRDTWKLELVTNRVHVPNVETTYWCHVHELPFSLTDRHHVLRFGPLVQPGNEHLVHHMEVFHCAGPADRSIPLYSGPCDHADRPKETQVCQKVLAAWAMGADAFVYPEEAGLPIGGEKFNRYVMLEIHYNNPELRVGQVDSSGVQFLLTKTLRRYDAGVIELGLEYTDKMAIPAEQEAFTLTGHCVAECTGVGLPRDGIRIFGSQLHTHLLGTKVATRHVRDGFELPILNQDNHYSTHFQEIRLLPKHVTVLPGDSLITTCTYKSLGKRNITLGGFSISDEMCVNYVHYYPSTRLEVCKSAISSDALRTYFRYMRDWENQPTSNGKGISENYRSIEWNKVRVAALHDLYTAAPLAMQCNASDGSRLPGLWENAAPTSIRSPLTPPARDCPGTDDNAM, encoded by the exons ATGAAAATTGTCTCGCTCTTTCTCATCGCTGGAAAGATTGGCTTGGCTTTTTCGCTGTCCTTGCACGACGGTGATCTCGCGATCGGCGAGGCCGTCGCAGCGACGACCAACGGGACGAAGGATGACAGAGTGCATTCGGTGCCTCTGGGTTCCGAGTCCACCTTTTACTGGAG GGCCGAATCGACGGACGAAAGGATCACGGCAGAGGTTCACTACGTCGGGGATGAAAGCGCTTGGTTCGCCGTTGGATTTTCCGATTACGGGGAAACGAAGCCAGCGGATTATTGCATTCTGTGGATCGGCTGGCACAGTGATGTCCAACTACAA GACGTCTGGGCTGACGGTGACGGGGAACTGCACGTCGATCAACAGCAGGATTGCAACAATTTTCTGTGGACGAAACGTGGAAATGTTACCAAATTCTCCTACTCGAGAAAATTCGACACTTGCGACAGCGAGGACTACGTAATCCAA GATGGGACGACGCACATTGTGTGGCTGAGGGGCGACGGACCCTTGTACACGATCGCCGGTCTCCGAACGTCCGATGCAAAAGTTGCCGGGATGGCGAGAGCGCAGTTACCCAAGGTAGTGCCCCGAGAGTCGTCCGTACCCCGAGATACCTGGAAACTGGAGCTTGTAACGAACCGGGTTCACGTTCCAAACGTTGAAACGACATACTGGTGTCACGTGCACGAGCTCCCATTCTCTCTGACGGACAG ACACCACGTCCTCCGATTCGGACCGCTCGTCCAGCCGGGTAACGAACACCTGGTACATCATATGGAGGTATTTCACTGCGCCGGTCCCGCCGACAGATCCATCCCTTTGTACAGCGGACCCTGCGACCATGCCGATCGCCCGAAAGAAACCCAG GTGTGTCAAAAGGTTTTGGCGGCATGGGCGATGGGAGCGGACGCGTTCGTCTACCCCGAGGAGGCGGGGCTGCCGATAGGCGGGGAGAAATTCAACCGGTATGTGATGCTCGAGATTCATTACAACAACCCCGAGCTACGCGTGGGCCAGGTGGACTCTTCGGGGGTCCAGTTTCTCCTGACCAAGACTTTGCGCAGGTACGACGCTGGCGTTATAGAACTCGGACTCGAGTATACGGACAAGATGGCTATACCCGCGGAACAG GAAGCATTCACACTGACCGGTCACTGCGTCGCCGAATGTACGGGTGTGGGACTACCGCGCGACGGCATAAGGATATTCGGATCGCAACTGCACACGCATTTGCTTGGTACCAAAGTGGCGACTCGCCACGTCAGAGATGGATTCGAACTGCCGATTCTCAATCAGGACAATCACTACTCTACGCATTTTCAGGAGATCCGGCTTCTCCCGAAGCACGTCACCGTATTGCCG GGAGATTCTTTGATAACGACGTGCACGTACAAGAGCTTGGGCAAAAGAAACATCACCCTGGGCGGATTTTCAATATCCGACGAAATGTGCGTCAATTACGTGCATTACTATCCGAGCACGAGGCTTGAG GTCTGCAAAAGTGCGATCAGCAGCGACGCTCTGAGAACATACTTTCGTTACATGCGAGACTGGGAGAACCAACCAACGTCGAACGGGAAGGGGATATCGGAAAATTACCGGAGCATCGAATGGAACAAGGTCCGAGTAGCCGCGTTGCACGATCTCTACACAGCCGCTCcactag CTATGCAGTGCAACGCCTCGGACGGTTCGCGGCTTCCTGGTCTCTGGGAGAACGCAGCTCCTACCTCCATCCGTTCGCCATTAACACCCCCAGCTCGTGACTGTCCAGGTACCGACGATAACGCGATGTGA
- the LOC105685626 gene encoding active breakpoint cluster region-related protein isoform X2 → MSVFGDFQRVWVQRFPESTLPAAWEEDVRANLVKHKQKVTTLREELEKEEFYVEYLERLLADVERHKQLPSNSCLLIPDEITTAVDSQNCSSLENSESNPQSLDNVISSGHSKPSAPPQPVREDISKLQDKCVSELSSTLSSCRRPKSEIPRSPERIRELRRNSNPDILSNYVTVIEVTGSTKKDNSQALTENKNEKDSKNRISEEAEDGDAEASEEEPYYDSVALDQTGEYVYIDARVPPIANSNRVPLRRPPSLPESPGNQSNYVNIDYFIQHRAAMDSEDEEGAGPAPPMLLRALSTDNETGSSDAEPLSLSEGSLESPTPTTPRRQEKVGERDDDRTSMVKCIIYSVVDSEAVYVECLSVMLQYMKAIRATLTTSQPVISEEEFGTMFYKIPELYALHRDFLEDLRKKSENWDCRTTIGEHFKVMASNIGLYGAFLHNYARATDTVRRCSASSAQFGQITKDIRLRGLPKGQGLSLEDLLHKPVARVQKNALVLHDLLKHTPSTHADHAPLSEALAMTRHFLDEFNIIQTKSMFPSHDRAQRRLVKNSFVVELSDGHRKLRHLFLFNDVIACAKYKASGRDKFTFELKWYVPLGDALVSEDNGEPREASPANVVALRSQACTVRDQILWEEKNDDKRIRIGSRGSEKNRKKLAELEAQLVLASPNLVLRVAQKGQHRANNSYTFFLSSEFERAQWVEAVEALQQGGQPPGPLPLTMYELQAWVTACRTYLQTDMGSYLMRSGRDESLLLGDLHITLLGLTPPGLDRAGDLYITVEVDSYGHYFKRAKSRAARGQAPTWGETFVVELEGSQNVRILLYEECGSRAVLRGKCTQRLSRSWLQSEQVERALGLGPATLDVTFRFVPSEVTLRRVPSAKPQGLFGAKIQQVCKREKRDVPFIVTACVREVERRGVGEVGLYRVSGSASDLAKLRKSFESNAYEAEQLLKEVDVHSVTGVLKLYLREMPEALFTDALYPAFLEAFQSGELSRSIALKRVHESLPPINKAVIDFLLAHLIRVNKHEAQNKMSLHNLATVFGPTLLRPGTHSRADPKNRDLLAAGTVDVMAQAGILYCFLQTHL, encoded by the exons ATGAGTGTATTTGGCGATTTTCAACGGGTATGGGTGCAGAGATTCCCAGAAAGCACCCTGCCTGCTGCGTGGGAAGAGGACGTTCGTGCCAACTTAGTCAAGCACAAGCAAAAG GTCACTACACTGAGGGAAGAACTTGAGAAGGAAGAATTTTATGTGGAGTATTTAGAGAGGCTCCTGGCAGATGTTGAACGTCATAAACAATTACCGAGTAATTCTTGCTTGTTGATTCCGGATGAAATAACAACTGCTGTTGATTCCCAGAATTGTAGCAGtcttgaaaattcagaaagtAACCCACAAAGTTTGGATAACGTAATCAGCTCAGGGCACAGCAAACCTTCCGCTCCACCGCAACCGGTAAGGGAAGATATAAGCAAGCTCCAGGATAAATGCGTGTCCGAACTAAGTTCGACGTTAAGTTCCTGTAGGCGGCCTAAGAGTGAGATTCCCAGAAGTCCAGAGAGGATACGAGAGCTTAGGAGAAATAGCAATCCAGATATTCTTAGTAACTATGTGACCGTTATCGAAGTGACCGGTAGTACTAAAAAGGACAATAGCCAAGCGCTCACCGAaaacaagaatgaaaaag ACTCAAAAAACAGAATAAGCGAAGAAGCTGAAGATGGGGATGCGGAAGCATCGGAGGAGGAGCCTTATTACGACTCGGTAGCTTTAGACCAGACCGGAGAGTACGTTTACATTGATGCACGAGTCCCACCTATTGCTAATAGTAATCGGGTGCCCCTTCGCAGGCCTCCATCCTTGCCTGAATCCCCTGGAAACCAGAGCAATTATGTCAATATCGACTATTTCATACA GCACAGAGCTGCTATGGACAGCGAGGATGAAGAGGGCGCCGGTCCGGCACCACCGATGCTGCTCCGAGCCTTGAGCACTGACAATGAAACGGGAAGTAGCGACGCGGAGCCGCTTAGTTTGAGCGAAGGTAGTTTGGAGTCACCGACCCCTACAACACCACGTAGGCAGGAAAAAGTTGGCGAGCGAGATGATGACCGAACGTCCATGGTCAAATGTATCATTTATTCTGTTGTTGACAGCGAGGCTGTGTACGTCGAGTGTCTCTCCGTGATGCTGCAA TACATGAAAGCGATCAGAGCAACTCTGACAACTTCACAGCCTGTCATCTCGGAGGAGGAATTTGGCACCATGTTTTATAAAATTCCAGAATTATATGCACTGCATCGGGATTTCTTGGAAGATTTGCGTAAAAAGTCTGAAAATTGGGACTGCCGGACTACTATTGGGGAACATTTCAAG GTGATGGCAAGTAACATTGGCTTGTACGGTGCTTTTTTGCACAACTACGCCCGTGCGACAGATACCGTCCGTCGATGTAGCGCAAGCTCTGCACAGTTTGGGCAAATCACGAAGGATATCAGACTGCGAGGGCTGCCGAAGGGACAGGGACTCTCACTAGAGGATCTCCTGCACAAGCCCGTTGCGCGTGTCCAAAAAAACGCCCTCGTACTTCAC GATCTCCTCAAGCATACTCCGTCCACTCACGCCGATCACGCCCCTCTCTCCGAGGCTCTGGCGATGACACGACACTTCCTCGATGAGTTTAACATTATTCAAACAAAGTCTATGTTTCCA AGTCACGACCGTGCCCAGAGAAGgttggtgaaaaattcatttgttgtcgAGCTCTCTGACGGTCATCGCAAACTGCGACATCTATTTCTCTTCAATGATGTAATCGCTTGTGCGAAGTACAAGGCATCTGGTAGGGATAAGTTTACATTCGAATTGAAGTGGTACGTGCCCTTGGGCGACGCTCTTGTCTCTGAAGATAATGGGGAACCCCGAGAAGCAAGCCCGGCAAACGTTGTGGCTCTAAG ATCTCAGGCGTGTACCGTGAGAGATCAAATTTTATGGGAGGAGAAGAATGATGATAAGAGAATCAGGATCGGTAGCAGAGGGTCggaaaagaatcgaaagaaattggCAGAACTCGAGGCTCAGTTGGTCCTTGCTTCCCCCAATCTGGTTCTCCGAGTTGCGCAGAAGGGACAACATCGGGCTAATAACTCCTAcaccttctttctttcaagcGAATTCGAACGCGCGCAATGGGTGGAAGCGGTCGAGGCATTGCAGCAG GGTGGTCAGCCACCGGGACCATTGCCATTGACGATGTATGAGCTTCAGGCATGGGTCACGGCGTGCCGAACGTATTTACAAACAGATATGGGAAGCTATCTGATGCGTTCAGGGCGAGATGAGAGCCTACTGCTTGGTGATTTGCACATAACTTTGCTTGGTTTGACTCCGCCTGGACTGGACAGGGCTGGGGATCTTTACATAACCGTTGAGGTCGACAGCTACGGCCACTATTTCAAACGAGCGAAAAGCCGTGCCGCAAGGGGACAAGCACCGACTTGGG GCGAGACGTTCGTCGTTGAACTGGAAGGAAGTCAAAATGTGCGGATCTTGCTCTACGAAGAATGTGGTTCACGAGCCGTACTTAGAGGCAAATGCACCCAACGGCTCAGCAGGTCCTGGCTGCAGTCGGAACAGGTTGAAAGAGCTCTTGGTCTCGGTCCAGCAACGCTCGACGTCACCTTCAGATTCGTTCCTAGTGAAGTCACCCTGAGACGAGTACCGTCGGCCAAACCTCAGGGGTTGTTCGGCGCCAAGATTCAACAAGTTTGCAA ACGCGAAAAACGCGATGTTCCGTTCATAGTCACCGCATGCGTCCGCGAAGTGGAAAGACGGGGTGTCGGCGAGGTAGGACTATACAGAGTTTCCGGCTCTGCTTCGGACTTGGCGAAACTCCGAAAATCATTCGAGAGTAACGCATACGAGGCCGAACAACTTCTCAAAGAG GTAGACGTTCACTCCGTCACCGGCGTACTGAAGCTTTACCTACGTGAAATGCCAGAGGCATTGTTCACCGATGCCCTTTATCCCGCATTCCTGGAGGCATTTCAATCCGGTGAGCTGTCGCGGAGTATAGCTCTTAAGAGGGTCCACGAGAGCCTGCCGCCGATCAATAAAGCTGTCATAGACTTTTTATTGGCCCATCTTATACGTGTGAACAAGCATGAGGCGCAGAACAAGATGTCGCTTCACAACCTAGCCACCGTCTTTGGGCCCACCCTTTTGCGACCAGGAACCCATTCTCGCGCGGATCCGAAAAATCGGGATCTTCTTGCCGCCGGAACCGTCGACGTGATGGCACAGGccggtatattatattgtttCCTACAAACCCATCTCTAA
- the LOC105685626 gene encoding active breakpoint cluster region-related protein isoform X1: protein MSVFGDFQRVWVQRFPESTLPAAWEEDVRANLVKHKQKVTTLREELEKEEFYVEYLERLLADVERHKQLPSNSCLLIPDEITTAVDSQNCSSLENSESNPQSLDNVISSGHSKPSAPPQPVREDISKLQDKCVSELSSTLSSCRRPKSEIPRSPERIRELRRNSNPDILSNYVTVIEVTGSTKKDNSQALTENKNEKALWPADSKNRISEEAEDGDAEASEEEPYYDSVALDQTGEYVYIDARVPPIANSNRVPLRRPPSLPESPGNQSNYVNIDYFIQHRAAMDSEDEEGAGPAPPMLLRALSTDNETGSSDAEPLSLSEGSLESPTPTTPRRQEKVGERDDDRTSMVKCIIYSVVDSEAVYVECLSVMLQYMKAIRATLTTSQPVISEEEFGTMFYKIPELYALHRDFLEDLRKKSENWDCRTTIGEHFKVMASNIGLYGAFLHNYARATDTVRRCSASSAQFGQITKDIRLRGLPKGQGLSLEDLLHKPVARVQKNALVLHDLLKHTPSTHADHAPLSEALAMTRHFLDEFNIIQTKSMFPSHDRAQRRLVKNSFVVELSDGHRKLRHLFLFNDVIACAKYKASGRDKFTFELKWYVPLGDALVSEDNGEPREASPANVVALRSQACTVRDQILWEEKNDDKRIRIGSRGSEKNRKKLAELEAQLVLASPNLVLRVAQKGQHRANNSYTFFLSSEFERAQWVEAVEALQQGGQPPGPLPLTMYELQAWVTACRTYLQTDMGSYLMRSGRDESLLLGDLHITLLGLTPPGLDRAGDLYITVEVDSYGHYFKRAKSRAARGQAPTWGETFVVELEGSQNVRILLYEECGSRAVLRGKCTQRLSRSWLQSEQVERALGLGPATLDVTFRFVPSEVTLRRVPSAKPQGLFGAKIQQVCKREKRDVPFIVTACVREVERRGVGEVGLYRVSGSASDLAKLRKSFESNAYEAEQLLKEVDVHSVTGVLKLYLREMPEALFTDALYPAFLEAFQSGELSRSIALKRVHESLPPINKAVIDFLLAHLIRVNKHEAQNKMSLHNLATVFGPTLLRPGTHSRADPKNRDLLAAGTVDVMAQAGILYCFLQTHL from the exons ATGAGTGTATTTGGCGATTTTCAACGGGTATGGGTGCAGAGATTCCCAGAAAGCACCCTGCCTGCTGCGTGGGAAGAGGACGTTCGTGCCAACTTAGTCAAGCACAAGCAAAAG GTCACTACACTGAGGGAAGAACTTGAGAAGGAAGAATTTTATGTGGAGTATTTAGAGAGGCTCCTGGCAGATGTTGAACGTCATAAACAATTACCGAGTAATTCTTGCTTGTTGATTCCGGATGAAATAACAACTGCTGTTGATTCCCAGAATTGTAGCAGtcttgaaaattcagaaagtAACCCACAAAGTTTGGATAACGTAATCAGCTCAGGGCACAGCAAACCTTCCGCTCCACCGCAACCGGTAAGGGAAGATATAAGCAAGCTCCAGGATAAATGCGTGTCCGAACTAAGTTCGACGTTAAGTTCCTGTAGGCGGCCTAAGAGTGAGATTCCCAGAAGTCCAGAGAGGATACGAGAGCTTAGGAGAAATAGCAATCCAGATATTCTTAGTAACTATGTGACCGTTATCGAAGTGACCGGTAGTACTAAAAAGGACAATAGCCAAGCGCTCACCGAaaacaagaatgaaaaag CGTTATGGCCCGCAGACTCAAAAAACAGAATAAGCGAAGAAGCTGAAGATGGGGATGCGGAAGCATCGGAGGAGGAGCCTTATTACGACTCGGTAGCTTTAGACCAGACCGGAGAGTACGTTTACATTGATGCACGAGTCCCACCTATTGCTAATAGTAATCGGGTGCCCCTTCGCAGGCCTCCATCCTTGCCTGAATCCCCTGGAAACCAGAGCAATTATGTCAATATCGACTATTTCATACA GCACAGAGCTGCTATGGACAGCGAGGATGAAGAGGGCGCCGGTCCGGCACCACCGATGCTGCTCCGAGCCTTGAGCACTGACAATGAAACGGGAAGTAGCGACGCGGAGCCGCTTAGTTTGAGCGAAGGTAGTTTGGAGTCACCGACCCCTACAACACCACGTAGGCAGGAAAAAGTTGGCGAGCGAGATGATGACCGAACGTCCATGGTCAAATGTATCATTTATTCTGTTGTTGACAGCGAGGCTGTGTACGTCGAGTGTCTCTCCGTGATGCTGCAA TACATGAAAGCGATCAGAGCAACTCTGACAACTTCACAGCCTGTCATCTCGGAGGAGGAATTTGGCACCATGTTTTATAAAATTCCAGAATTATATGCACTGCATCGGGATTTCTTGGAAGATTTGCGTAAAAAGTCTGAAAATTGGGACTGCCGGACTACTATTGGGGAACATTTCAAG GTGATGGCAAGTAACATTGGCTTGTACGGTGCTTTTTTGCACAACTACGCCCGTGCGACAGATACCGTCCGTCGATGTAGCGCAAGCTCTGCACAGTTTGGGCAAATCACGAAGGATATCAGACTGCGAGGGCTGCCGAAGGGACAGGGACTCTCACTAGAGGATCTCCTGCACAAGCCCGTTGCGCGTGTCCAAAAAAACGCCCTCGTACTTCAC GATCTCCTCAAGCATACTCCGTCCACTCACGCCGATCACGCCCCTCTCTCCGAGGCTCTGGCGATGACACGACACTTCCTCGATGAGTTTAACATTATTCAAACAAAGTCTATGTTTCCA AGTCACGACCGTGCCCAGAGAAGgttggtgaaaaattcatttgttgtcgAGCTCTCTGACGGTCATCGCAAACTGCGACATCTATTTCTCTTCAATGATGTAATCGCTTGTGCGAAGTACAAGGCATCTGGTAGGGATAAGTTTACATTCGAATTGAAGTGGTACGTGCCCTTGGGCGACGCTCTTGTCTCTGAAGATAATGGGGAACCCCGAGAAGCAAGCCCGGCAAACGTTGTGGCTCTAAG ATCTCAGGCGTGTACCGTGAGAGATCAAATTTTATGGGAGGAGAAGAATGATGATAAGAGAATCAGGATCGGTAGCAGAGGGTCggaaaagaatcgaaagaaattggCAGAACTCGAGGCTCAGTTGGTCCTTGCTTCCCCCAATCTGGTTCTCCGAGTTGCGCAGAAGGGACAACATCGGGCTAATAACTCCTAcaccttctttctttcaagcGAATTCGAACGCGCGCAATGGGTGGAAGCGGTCGAGGCATTGCAGCAG GGTGGTCAGCCACCGGGACCATTGCCATTGACGATGTATGAGCTTCAGGCATGGGTCACGGCGTGCCGAACGTATTTACAAACAGATATGGGAAGCTATCTGATGCGTTCAGGGCGAGATGAGAGCCTACTGCTTGGTGATTTGCACATAACTTTGCTTGGTTTGACTCCGCCTGGACTGGACAGGGCTGGGGATCTTTACATAACCGTTGAGGTCGACAGCTACGGCCACTATTTCAAACGAGCGAAAAGCCGTGCCGCAAGGGGACAAGCACCGACTTGGG GCGAGACGTTCGTCGTTGAACTGGAAGGAAGTCAAAATGTGCGGATCTTGCTCTACGAAGAATGTGGTTCACGAGCCGTACTTAGAGGCAAATGCACCCAACGGCTCAGCAGGTCCTGGCTGCAGTCGGAACAGGTTGAAAGAGCTCTTGGTCTCGGTCCAGCAACGCTCGACGTCACCTTCAGATTCGTTCCTAGTGAAGTCACCCTGAGACGAGTACCGTCGGCCAAACCTCAGGGGTTGTTCGGCGCCAAGATTCAACAAGTTTGCAA ACGCGAAAAACGCGATGTTCCGTTCATAGTCACCGCATGCGTCCGCGAAGTGGAAAGACGGGGTGTCGGCGAGGTAGGACTATACAGAGTTTCCGGCTCTGCTTCGGACTTGGCGAAACTCCGAAAATCATTCGAGAGTAACGCATACGAGGCCGAACAACTTCTCAAAGAG GTAGACGTTCACTCCGTCACCGGCGTACTGAAGCTTTACCTACGTGAAATGCCAGAGGCATTGTTCACCGATGCCCTTTATCCCGCATTCCTGGAGGCATTTCAATCCGGTGAGCTGTCGCGGAGTATAGCTCTTAAGAGGGTCCACGAGAGCCTGCCGCCGATCAATAAAGCTGTCATAGACTTTTTATTGGCCCATCTTATACGTGTGAACAAGCATGAGGCGCAGAACAAGATGTCGCTTCACAACCTAGCCACCGTCTTTGGGCCCACCCTTTTGCGACCAGGAACCCATTCTCGCGCGGATCCGAAAAATCGGGATCTTCTTGCCGCCGGAACCGTCGACGTGATGGCACAGGccggtatattatattgtttCCTACAAACCCATCTCTAA